gaaTCCCAGGGACCAGCGGTGGTTCAAAGAAATTCCACGGGTTTGGGGGACTGACAGTAATCCGTCCCTGCGGAATGCGCGTGTATCAATCGCCAATCTGACTCGCCATTCGTCTTTGGGGGACGCACGCCATGGCTAACCCTTTCCCTGCCCGATACGCTGTGCCCCGTGCCCTGCGGACTGCGCCGCGGTGCGGCCACTTGACCAGATGGCTCCATGCGTTCGCCGGGTTCCCGCTGCCCCACGACAAGGCACCACCGGATCAGAGCATCAGGCGACAGGGACCACAAATGTTGGAAGTTGAACTGCCAGTTCTGCGGCAGCCAGTGTACGTCTCCATTGACCAGCGCCCTTTTCAACCACGGGCTTTCACCGGTCAACCCTCGAGGGCGGCTCGGTCACCGCAGCCACTCCGAAACGAAGGGGGCGTATCACGTTTGATACAcgagctaaattttagatgTTTCGATACTAATcaggaggattaaacataagttaattacaaaactaattgcaaaatccTAGACTAAatagcgagacgaatctattaagcctaattaatccatcattagaaatggttactgtagcacaacattgtcaaatcatgaactaattaggcttgatagattcgtctcgtgatttaacctagaggttgtgtaattaattttataattagtctaagtttaatacttctaattagtgtcaaacattcgatgtgacggggactAATATTTaatcccctcctcccaaacacccctaaacgcAAAACTTCATCAGGATGCAAGGAACCTTCCAGGTGATACACATGGTACAAGTACGGCAGCACACGCACGTGTTCTCGTCCCAGACTCCGGATCTGTTCAACAGAATGCTTCAAGCAAGCGAGCATAAGGTACAGATTAGACCCACCATCTGATCAAGTCAGACAGACGCGTATGCTAGTACTGCGAAACGTGGGACTAGCGCTAAGATCGTAATTTACAGGACAGAGACACAGCCGGGCTATTTTACATCAGTGGCTAGCATCGGGCAGCCTAGGGTTTGACTTGAGGCATAACAAGCGGTTTGCGTTGCGAGGTCAGTGAGCGAGGGCGGCTAGTTTCTTTCTGCAGTTGAGTCTTAGGTTGAGAGGTACGAAGACATGGCTCTTCTGAAATCCAGATTCATAGGGGAGCCTGTGAAGGGGTTGCCGTCAGGGACCCATAGCCGACCTCTGTTAGGAAGCATGACATGCGGGTTCATGCGGTCCTTGTCAGCACTTGTTTGATCCGACGgagcttcttccttctttttcttgacgAATTCGAAGAACTCTGCAACTTGCCGAGCATATCTACATAGACAAAGACAGACGTTAAATGAGAAAGCAGCATTTTATGGGTAGGTCAGGGCCTTCGTAGGAAAAAAGGATAAAGTTAGAATTCAAGTCAGCAAACTGTGATGGGAACAGAACTATAACAACTAGAGTAAAGAACTCAATGTCGTTCATGGCTAAAACTTGAGGCTAGTAACAACTATAACAACAAAATTCGTATAGGGAACGGTCTGCAAACTTACTGTCGTTTAGCTTCTATGTCTTTGTTGAAATCAATGTCAGGTTCACAATCCAAGACAAGAGCAGGGACCTGCATAGAAAAAGACCCATTCAACTGGACTGCTTGAAGGTAATGCAGGAGTAAGCAGGGACGCAAATCTCAGTTGCAACTAGCTAGATACCACCAGGAACCAGTGCCATCCTAGTGGGATTAGTATTATTATAGTCTAATTCTGAATTTGTGAATCATTTTTTATTGTTGCATTTGGATTCCAACATTGGATAGGGTGTGTGCTAAGAAAAAACTGCAACAATATACATACAGTTCGTAAGAAATGATGCTGTTTACACTAAGTAGCATGAGGAGAATGGCTGATATATATAGCGCATTGATCTATAACTGTTATGCATTTGCTGTCCTCCCTATCAAATCGAAACATAGCCGTCTACATTATTATGAAATCGAAGTTATAACCAGCCAATAGAACCCCTGAAAATTCATAAAAGCCCATCGGTCATGTTCATTTAACCATTTTCATTCAAACATTGGAGAGCCCTAATACTAACAGTTTGAGAAATACCAGTAGCCAACAAGTTATCCCTGAGGGTCCGATTTCTTTCCTTAGAACAAAGCATTAGAAACACTGGGAGTAAGTACCTTTTGGATACTTGAGTGCATGTGATTTCCTTCCAAGTAAAATACACGATCCCGTATTTCTGGAGGCAAGGAGCCCTCCATATGCATGGGCAGTTGACTGACTGATAATACACCAGGACCTGATCCTTTTGAAGGAAGCAACCAGCTCTCATGCTTCTCATGCAAACCTTGCAGGTAGTCAAGTGTAACACCACCTTCCTCTGATCTTCTGCGATGCATCATTCTTTTGTGGCAAGTATCTGGACTAGCTCTTAGATAGATAAATCCATCTGGAATGAGACCTGGGAGTGATGACACAACTGGATCAAACCAGGAATCATAGATACTGATCTCCATCTCATTCATCCAATTAGCTTCATGAACAGCACGGACAAACACCTGGTACACATTAACAGAACAATTAGTTAGATAAAGATACAAAATGATTGTTTCAGAAGGCAACTAAAATGCACATTCAGTTAATGAACTAGCATTTTCAATAAAGATTGACCTACCATCCGATCACTGAATACACTTCTTTCCATCAGTCTGAGAGGTTTTATTCCAGCTTGAGATTCCCTTTCTTGCATGACCCTCGTCACAAACACATAGTTTTGGAAAGTGTATGCATACCTATGTGGCTCAGCATAGAAGGCATCCAATATATTGAAGTGATCAGGTCCAACATCCTGCCACTTATCAATAGGCTCAGGAACTATCTCTACAAGATCACGCAGTTCAATAGTCTCATTAGCTATTCTTTG
This sequence is a window from Setaria italica strain Yugu1 chromosome III, Setaria_italica_v2.0, whole genome shotgun sequence. Protein-coding genes within it:
- the LOC101771057 gene encoding uncharacterized protein LOC101771057, giving the protein MHRLSLTVIDAAAAMPAALRLGGSPALRLAAARRPGPRPPPWLRFGVGGGAVARRGLLCSAEAARRGGEGEDTEVEDARRGSGSRAGAERRTRGGSAAAAVGTSVELLAIPGVGPRNLRKLVDNGFEGVAQLKQLYRDKFFGKSSEQMVEFLQSSVGIVHKNHAESITSFIKESVDEELKDTDSSKPTQKKRLTFCVEGNISVGKTTFLQRIANETIELRDLVEIVPEPIDKWQDVGPDHFNILDAFYAEPHRYAYTFQNYVFVTRVMQERESQAGIKPLRLMERSVFSDRMVFVRAVHEANWMNEMEISIYDSWFDPVVSSLPGLIPDGFIYLRASPDTCHKRMMHRRRSEEGGVTLDYLQGLHEKHESWLLPSKGSGPGVLSVSQLPMHMEGSLPPEIRDRVFYLEGNHMHSSIQKVPALVLDCEPDIDFNKDIEAKRQYARQVAEFFEFVKKKKEEAPSDQTSADKDRMNPHVMLPNRGRLWVPDGNPFTGSPMNLDFRRAMSSYLST